In Abyssisolibacter fermentans, the following proteins share a genomic window:
- a CDS encoding serine hydrolase domain-containing protein: MRNLLNRIVPIFMIITLLFITITGCSTQNTSANLEYYNKIDEVVSTYHDKGQFTGAVLVSKDGEVVYKKGFGTVEQKDLKIKNKPDTKFLLYSCTKQFTAMLTLQLVEKGKLNLEDKVTDILEYIPEGDFNRDLGKITVYNLLTNTSGLSDYYRMIFSKLASKAFTSEEILNMLSKCKYSITFEPGTKYSYSNTNFYLLGLIIEEITGKTYSEALEENICKPLGMNNTGYTEKNIDFINFPFVHMENLYSAGGIYSTVEDLHLWDLALYNDKLLSKEYRKIMFEPFRDNYACGWAIEKNQINGENKTHTYHSGAPTIGMRKAYIVRTLEDKICVVILSNSGRIPTNMHNDIYNILYDIKIDEKNE, translated from the coding sequence ATGAGGAATTTATTAAATAGAATTGTACCAATCTTTATGATAATAACACTATTATTTATTACTATCACTGGATGTTCAACCCAAAATACTAGCGCTAACTTGGAATATTATAATAAGATTGATGAGGTAGTAAGTACCTATCATGATAAAGGTCAATTTACTGGGGCAGTACTAGTTTCTAAAGATGGTGAAGTTGTATATAAGAAGGGATTTGGAACAGTAGAGCAAAAAGACTTAAAAATAAAAAATAAACCAGATACTAAGTTTTTGTTATATTCATGTACTAAACAATTTACAGCTATGCTAACTCTCCAGCTTGTCGAGAAGGGAAAATTAAATTTAGAAGACAAGGTTACAGATATTTTAGAATATATTCCAGAAGGAGATTTCAATAGAGACTTAGGGAAAATAACTGTTTATAACTTATTGACAAATACATCAGGGCTTTCGGATTATTACAGAATGATTTTTTCTAAACTTGCGTCAAAAGCTTTTACTAGCGAGGAAATACTAAATATGTTATCTAAATGTAAATATTCAATAACATTTGAACCAGGTACAAAATATAGTTATTCAAATACAAATTTTTATTTATTAGGATTAATAATAGAAGAGATTACAGGTAAGACATATAGTGAAGCTTTAGAGGAAAATATCTGTAAACCTTTAGGAATGAATAATACAGGATATACCGAAAAGAATATTGACTTTATCAATTTTCCCTTTGTACACATGGAAAATTTATATTCAGCAGGAGGGATATATTCTACAGTTGAAGATTTACACCTTTGGGATTTAGCATTATACAATGACAAATTACTTTCAAAGGAATATAGAAAAATAATGTTTGAACCTTTTAGGGATAATTATGCTTGCGGTTGGGCGATAGAAAAGAATCAAATTAATGGTGAAAATAAGACACATACCTATCATAGTGGTGCTCCTACTATAGGCATGAGAAAAGCTTATATAGTAAGAACATTGGAGGATAAGATTTGTGTTGTAATCTTAAGTAATAGTGGAAGAATACCAACTAATATGCACAATGATATTTACAATATTTTATATGATATTAAGATAGATGAAAAAAATGAATAG
- a CDS encoding M20/M25/M40 family metallo-hydrolase, with protein sequence MLLKRNRILSVTLAILMLCTIFTGCSQNVFKSVEQQQIEQEVKESLFTNLNEESIDANNIMSIIEELSSEKYLGRLPGTEGNRLAAKYIIDYFKEIGLENPEGLEDYKQYYNQKVLFTNSAPILELVNEDGDKLKEYNYITQFSPGIGGINVIKGEVTAPCLIMDDVKQYAIGNEELRGKILLIPDNIITELNSDLEKTQDYSAFNWIMSQESGVKGIVAEIDLRKPSHIQKYFPVSKIADHIDRSDKTKGLIQVGCNTPYFNEIKREAENGALIHISVDYSVEEVVVPNIIGVIPGTDEKLKNEYIIISGHFDHVGDNKDGTYNPGALDNASGTAAMMEIARILMENEVKPKKSIVFIAFNGEEELLKGSKYYTENPVFPLDNTVLINMDMVGSTRKPLFVMDAMLEENKLKDEIYKYVQQFGIDSYNGRTNRSDHTHFEEKGVEAITLIQPDEKSGYHSPKDTIKLVNKTKIKLIIKPLLYYLDKNAY encoded by the coding sequence ATGCTTCTAAAAAGAAATAGGATTTTGAGCGTAACATTGGCTATATTAATGTTATGTACTATATTCACAGGTTGTAGCCAAAATGTTTTTAAGTCTGTAGAACAACAGCAGATTGAACAGGAAGTAAAAGAAAGTTTATTTACAAACTTAAATGAAGAGAGTATTGATGCTAACAACATAATGTCAATCATTGAAGAACTATCATCAGAAAAATATCTAGGAAGATTACCAGGAACAGAAGGTAATAGACTGGCAGCAAAATATATAATAGATTATTTTAAAGAAATAGGATTGGAAAATCCTGAAGGATTAGAAGATTATAAGCAGTATTATAATCAAAAAGTTTTGTTTACTAACAGTGCTCCTATCTTAGAGTTAGTTAATGAGGATGGAGATAAGCTTAAGGAGTATAATTATATAACACAATTTTCACCTGGAATAGGTGGAATAAATGTTATTAAAGGAGAAGTTACTGCACCATGTCTTATTATGGATGATGTTAAGCAGTATGCAATAGGTAATGAAGAACTAAGAGGGAAAATATTATTAATACCTGATAACATAATAACAGAATTAAACTCTGATTTAGAAAAAACACAAGATTATTCAGCTTTTAATTGGATTATGTCACAAGAGAGTGGGGTAAAAGGAATAGTTGCTGAAATAGATTTAAGAAAACCTAGTCATATACAAAAATATTTTCCTGTATCTAAAATTGCTGATCATATTGATAGATCTGACAAAACAAAGGGGCTAATTCAAGTGGGTTGTAATACTCCCTACTTCAATGAAATAAAAAGAGAAGCAGAAAATGGAGCTTTAATCCACATAAGTGTTGATTATTCAGTTGAAGAGGTTGTAGTTCCTAATATAATTGGGGTAATTCCAGGTACAGATGAAAAACTTAAAAATGAGTATATTATAATTAGCGGTCACTTTGATCATGTAGGTGACAATAAGGATGGGACATATAACCCGGGAGCACTTGATAATGCTTCAGGAACAGCTGCGATGATGGAAATAGCTAGGATATTAATGGAAAACGAAGTGAAGCCTAAAAAATCAATTGTGTTTATTGCCTTTAATGGTGAGGAGGAACTTTTGAAAGGTTCAAAATATTATACAGAGAATCCTGTTTTTCCACTGGACAATACAGTTCTAATTAATATGGATATGGTTGGTTCAACTAGGAAGCCTCTTTTTGTAATGGATGCTATGCTGGAAGAAAATAAATTAAAAGATGAAATATATAAGTATGTACAACAATTTGGTATCGATAGCTATAATGGAAGAACCAATAGAAGCGACCATACACATTTCGAGGAAAAGGGAGTTGAAGCAATTACCTTGATTCAACCAGATGAAAAAAGTGGTTATCACAGTCCTAAAGATACAATAAAGCTTGTGAATAAGACAAAGATAAAATTAATTATCAAGCCATTATTATACTATTTAGATAAAAATGCATATTGA
- a CDS encoding helix-turn-helix transcriptional regulator: MSNIHRIMWFDKHIKAKKFPNRKNLAEKFEISIRQAQRDIDYLKDSLGAPLSYDAKERGYYYEDETFTLPNIYINDEQMKLLSFLAYSYENYTQTPKVTQVTELFKKLTEKEVKDDSIPVFDLEKHIAKNFYYISNAIKTKNKLYITYRDSYKGNIESIIHPYKLFHRYRADYIACYSEDAEKITVLRVDRIMDLKMLNQGFEVSTKFEDREYSSFIEKDPYVARIKFTKVPDSLDLTGLNFKLVDEFIYDVEFYDVHCLIKYLINIDYWEKIYSPKWLKRKLAQRCSQVLDKLDL, encoded by the coding sequence ATGAGTAATATACATCGAATAATGTGGTTTGATAAACATATAAAAGCAAAAAAATTTCCAAACAGAAAAAACTTAGCTGAAAAATTTGAAATATCAATAAGACAAGCCCAGAGAGATATAGATTATTTAAAGGATTCTTTAGGAGCCCCTTTGAGTTATGATGCAAAAGAAAGGGGATATTATTATGAGGATGAAACCTTTACCCTACCTAATATATACATAAATGATGAACAAATGAAGTTGTTGAGTTTTTTAGCATATAGTTATGAAAACTATACACAAACTCCAAAGGTTACACAAGTTACTGAATTGTTTAAGAAGCTAACAGAAAAAGAAGTTAAAGATGACAGTATACCAGTATTTGATTTAGAAAAACATATCGCAAAGAACTTTTATTATATTTCTAATGCAATAAAGACGAAAAATAAGCTCTATATAACATATAGAGATTCTTATAAAGGAAATATAGAATCAATAATTCACCCATATAAATTATTTCATAGATATAGAGCAGACTACATAGCTTGTTATAGTGAAGATGCTGAAAAAATTACTGTTTTAAGAGTTGATAGAATAATGGATTTAAAAATGTTAAATCAAGGCTTTGAAGTAAGTACAAAATTTGAGGATAGAGAATACAGTAGCTTTATTGAGAAAGACCCATATGTTGCTAGAATTAAATTTACTAAAGTACCTGATTCTTTAGATTTAACAGGTTTAAATTTTAAGCTTGTTGATGAATTTATTTATGATGTTGAGTTTTATGATGTACATTGTTTAATTAAGTATTTAATTAATATTGATTATTGGGAGAAGATATACTCACCAAAATGGTTGAAAAGAAAGCTTGCTCAAAGATGTTCACAAGTTTTAGATAAATTGGATTTGTAA